TTCAATCGCTTGCCAGATATCTGCAACAGCTCAAATTGaagtatttattaaataaagccaTTACAGAAGCTCCACTACATGTCTTTCAGGAGCCTGATCTATTGTTGCATGATTTGTTTGCACCTGAGATCACACACATTCTTTTCACCTCTACAGCTGAAATGGAGCTGCTGAATCTGACCGACACCAAAAACAGCAGCACCTCCATTGACTGCCCGTCCATCGATGAGTTCCGTAACCAGGTCTACTCCACCTCCTACTCCCTCATCACCATGTTTGGCACAGTGGGGAACGTCTTCGCTCTGGTGTTGctgattaaaaaacatgaaaccaGGTCTCCCTTCCACACGTACATGTTGAACCTGGCCGTGTCAGATCTGCTCTGTGTTATGACGCTGCCACTGCGGGTTCTCTACTATGTCAACAAGGGTCAGTGGAACCAGGGGGACTTCCTGTGTCGTATCAGCTCCTACGCCCTTTATGTAAACCTCTACTGCAGTATTTATTTCATGGCAGCCATGTCCTTTTCACGTTTCCTGGCCATTGTTTTCCCCATGCAGAATCTGCGACTGGGGACTGAAAAACATGCCCGCCTTGTATGCGTGGGCATCTGGTTGTTAATCTGTCTGTTATCCTTACCCTTCCTGAAGTCTGGTCAGCACATTGACACCTTAACTAATAAAACCAAATGTTTTGAGCCTCCACGAGGCAAGGGATTGCAGAAACTAGTCATACTAAACTACCTGTCCCTGGTCCTGGGCTTCGCCGTGCCCTTTCTGGTCATCCTGCTTTGCTACGCAGGCATCATTCGCACCCTGATGTCACGCAGTCATGCCATTCAACGCAAGGGCGACTCCGGTGTTAAGGCTATCAGGATGATAGTCATTGTCCTGTTTACCTTTCTGATTAGCTTCATGCCTTACCACGTGCAGAGAACCATCCACCTCAGCTTCCTGGCTAGGAGTGACACCACCTGCTCAGAGAAGGTGACCATGCAGAAGTCTGTGGTGGTGACTCTGTGTCTGGCTGCTGCTAATTCGTGCTTTGATCCTCTGCTGTATTTCTTCTCCGGGGATGCTTTCCGCACCCGCCTTTCCTCCATGAGAAGGTCAGTGAGGGGCGGCACAATTCGTCTATCAGGGAGACTAAAGCCCGTTGTGGGCACAGAGGAGGCGTGTGGAAGCCCCCGGCCGAAGAACCTTCAGACTAGACTTACGATGGTGAAGAAgcagagtgaaaagtgacacGTGGTCACACCAACATATAGCACAAGCTTTTAGGGTTCATACTAAGGcagcacaattaatcaaattttaatcttGATTACGATTTTGGTCTCCACGATGAAATTAGCCCGCTCTGCTGCATATATAATCAGGCACTTTTTCAACCCAGTCCTTAAGCCTAATGTTCTTAACTTTTCTTTATATGCTGTATTTGTTTTCAAGGAGTTGCACTCGGTAGCAGTGTATTTATATAGTTAGCACATAGTATATTTAAAATTCTTGGGTATGCTTAAATTTTTATCAATATTCttgtttgaagtttttcttttgtgttctAAACTATTCAcatattggttttttttgttgttgtttttttaagttgttaaataaaaatacagatgttttCCCAAACAGGATGAATAATAGTGATtcaaatattgatcaaaataatcttgattatcattttggccataattgtgcagccctagttgATAGTTGATACTGTGCTTTAAAATATTCAAGTCTCAGGGAGATgtgtcaaatgtattttctaaagaaaattatttttattcagtatttATTGATGCTGCTCTGCAAAATTAATTGTACGTGGAATAAAAGCTGCTTTACtgtttaaaacagtggttcccaaacacgGGTACagaagcacattgcagggggtactcggaaaaATGTAACTTAATCAGGAAATATTCCTAGTTCTTTTATTAGGCTATTTcttaataaaatactatattttattgaaacaggattattttatcccGCAGAGGCCATtatatcacacttctgacaataggagacaataattagctatttGCCTGCTattaaagtaatcacataaaagttacaTATGGTATTTGAGAAAATAATAACTCCACTTTAAATTACATTCATTGTTTTGAACTTGTGGATGAAGCTGAaagggaaccaatgtttgagacacagttgatcaatgtctgatcaagaggttgggggttagatcccagtctataccagTCTGTGGAACAGTCAGCGGAGAACCTCATGGCTGCAGAGaatgttcatatttttaagaacAGGCTCAAGACCCACCTTTTCAAATCAGCTTTTAACTaattctttattcattttagaattgttatcttttatgcttttatagttttaggaccgttacctttaatgttgtttgtatagttttagaATGAtctcttatgttgtttttatagtttataggattgttcttttatgttgtttttatagttttaggtttatcttttaggattactatcccagtgtttccaTGGAGGGAGCCCTCTGCACTGGGGGCTTGTGATGGGCCGTGGCTGCAGTGGTGCTGTCTGTCTCGTGGCCCTCAGTGTTGGTGAATGGCTTCTGCTATTTTGCCGTGCTGGGGGTTCTGTCTTGTCCCCTGTGCTCACGGCctgtgtcctgctcctggtgcagacggCTCCTTGTGGTGTCTCCTTACCTatcctctgtacccagccatgtgccattgtccttattttaacctgtgtctGCATGTGGTGGACTGGGTTTGTACAGGGTGGATGTTTATCTTATTTGTCTTTGCTTTGAGCTGAATTTTATTGTATGAAAagtattttttataaataaagattgatttgatattgtaaagtgctttgggaccACTTCAGTGTAGGCattaaaagcactatataaatcaagtccatttgccATTAAAAAGCATattaaattatggagagggtgcACGTGATTTGAccaaaatgcaaagggggtacacgggacaaaacaTATtcggaaccactggtttaaaacattgtttaaaagATATGTAATGTAAGAACACATTTGAAGATATAATaagtaatttaatttatatGATGTGTAATGAGTTGACAAGTTTACAGTCAAGCTTCAAACTATCGCTGTTTTttgaatccatccatccatccattttcatacccgctttttcccgtttaacagggtcgcgggggtctgccggtgccaatatccagctctcatagggcgctgggcgggggtacaccctggacagggcgccagtccatcacagggcaacacagacacagacaaccattcactctctcattcactcctatgggcaatttagagactccaatcaaccttacagttatgtttttggattgtgggaggaagccggagtacccggaggaaacccacgcagcacggggagaacatgcaaactccacacagaaaggacccaagtccaccgtTTTTTGAATCTTTTCTGTTAAAAGTATTTGTGATATTACTGTTATATCTATGAAGGTTAAGAAACACTGTGGAAATAAATAGTAACATTTGAGAAGGGAACTTTGcttaatttattgatttattgaagcGATTTTATATGATGTTATTTAGTGTCATGTTAATAAAATGGGTGAAACGTCTGTCCTCAGCATATGTGCTGTTATATTTAATGATCTGCTAAACGTTCCCTTGCTCATACATGAATATCAAGCGTTCAATCTTTATTAACAAGTCCGCCTGCTATAAAACCCTCTTATCATTGGCCTGTATCCTGTTTGCTTATTTCTCAAAGCCTGCAGCCTTCCTCTGCACACCAGGCCTCCCTGTGTGCTCACTGGATTTTTATTACTGTTGGCTTCAAATGTGTTGATCGAGGTGTCCAACATATGGCACCGAGGCCAAAAAATGTTGTCCAGACGTTTTAAACTAGACCGCGTAGATTtatcaaaaatgacaaagaagaaGTTGCTATTTCAATAAATGAAGGTATTTTAATTGTGGGAGgtggataaataaaaacactgaaaacatcACCAGTGCCATTCCAAATGGTTTCGTACCTTTATTTAAGCTAATTCACAAGAATCACAATCTGAAATGTGCTACTATTTTTAATCGGATATATTCTGATGCTAAGCTGCTGTGTCTGCTTGCTGTTGTTTTACTATTCTCTGTATGATTTGTTTATCTCGTAGGTGTAGTAACTGTAACGTTACGCTGTATGATTATGAACAGGAAAGATTATTATGAATGCTGAGAACAGGAGAGAGATTTGCATCAATTAATCAGACCTGTTTTgaaaatccacaaatatatccactaTCTAACACGTGTTCTGTAAATTTGTGAGTGCATTTTGAGTGAATTGTCATTTCTAAATCTGCAATTCTGTTCGTACATTGTGGATCGACTGACACGCGTTGGATTTTGAGACAAACGTAAAGAAGTTTGATAGAAGattcacaaacaaaaatatgcagaTCCATGTATGTAAAGCCATGCCTTGTCCTCTCCATCCACTAGGGGGCAGGGATGCTGTCTCTGTTCATGACTGTGTTTCATTTGACTGG
The genomic region above belongs to Gouania willdenowi chromosome 10, fGouWil2.1, whole genome shotgun sequence and contains:
- the cysltr1 gene encoding cysteinyl leukotriene receptor 1; translation: MELLNLTDTKNSSTSIDCPSIDEFRNQVYSTSYSLITMFGTVGNVFALVLLIKKHETRSPFHTYMLNLAVSDLLCVMTLPLRVLYYVNKGQWNQGDFLCRISSYALYVNLYCSIYFMAAMSFSRFLAIVFPMQNLRLGTEKHARLVCVGIWLLICLLSLPFLKSGQHIDTLTNKTKCFEPPRGKGLQKLVILNYLSLVLGFAVPFLVILLCYAGIIRTLMSRSHAIQRKGDSGVKAIRMIVIVLFTFLISFMPYHVQRTIHLSFLARSDTTCSEKVTMQKSVVVTLCLAAANSCFDPLLYFFSGDAFRTRLSSMRRSVRGGTIRLSGRLKPVVGTEEACGSPRPKNLQTRLTMVKKQSEK